In a single window of the Leopardus geoffroyi isolate Oge1 chromosome D2, O.geoffroyi_Oge1_pat1.0, whole genome shotgun sequence genome:
- the LOC123576455 gene encoding cytochrome c oxidase assembly factor 6 homolog isoform X1 encodes MTPASPHTPVGAEGNLVLGGWSPLGMAAPSMKERQACWGARDEYWKCLDENTEDASQCKKLRSSFESSCPQQWIKYFDKRRDYLKFKEKFEAGQFQPSKPTVKS; translated from the exons AtgacccctgcctccccccacacccccgtcGGTGCCGAAGGGAACCTGGTTCTGGGCGG CTGGAGCCCACTGGGAATGGCGGCCCCTTCTATGAAAGAAAGGCAGGCTTGCTGGGGAGCCCGGGATGAGTACTGGAAGTGTTTAGATGAGAACACAGAGGACGCTTCTCAGTGCAAGAAGTTAAGAAGCTCTTTTGAATCGAGTTGTCCCCAACAGTGG ataaaatattttgataaaagaaGAGACTACttaaagttcaaagaaaaatttgaagcaGGACAATTCCAGCCTTCAAAACCAACTGTGAAGTCCTAG
- the LOC123576455 gene encoding cytochrome c oxidase assembly factor 6 homolog isoform X3, with protein MAAPSMKERQACWGARDEYWKCLDENTEDASQCKKLRSSFESSCPQQWIKYFDKRRDYLKFKEKFEAGQFQPSKPTVKS; from the exons ATGGCGGCCCCTTCTATGAAAGAAAGGCAGGCTTGCTGGGGAGCCCGGGATGAGTACTGGAAGTGTTTAGATGAGAACACAGAGGACGCTTCTCAGTGCAAGAAGTTAAGAAGCTCTTTTGAATCGAGTTGTCCCCAACAGTGG ataaaatattttgataaaagaaGAGACTACttaaagttcaaagaaaaatttgaagcaGGACAATTCCAGCCTTCAAAACCAACTGTGAAGTCCTAG
- the LOC123576455 gene encoding cytochrome c oxidase assembly factor 6 homolog isoform X2 gives MTPASPHTPVGAEGNLVLGGWSPLGMAAPSMKERQACWGARDEYWKCLDENTEDASQCKKLRSSFESSCPQQWVRHTRMRFPPLLKCIELTG, from the exons AtgacccctgcctccccccacacccccgtcGGTGCCGAAGGGAACCTGGTTCTGGGCGG CTGGAGCCCACTGGGAATGGCGGCCCCTTCTATGAAAGAAAGGCAGGCTTGCTGGGGAGCCCGGGATGAGTACTGGAAGTGTTTAGATGAGAACACAGAGGACGCTTCTCAGTGCAAGAAGTTAAGAAGCTCTTTTGAATCGAGTTGTCCCCAACAGTGGGTAAGGCACACTCGGATGCGTTTCCCTCCGCTGTTAAAATGCATAGAGCTTACAGG ataa